The Borrelia hispanica CRI genome has a segment encoding these proteins:
- a CDS encoding Mlp family lipoprotein has product MSKPIRLILFSSLILYCCKGYKVSITSTANQTESRSKRDLDNLPKEKEIVISLTADEQKKLNSLKHAFEKVIEKLKNQIQGCQNDNKSKCDNFWTWLNDKPQKQKELVNAFKETYEFIDKKRNEKANDKDFDTYISDAIDCQVNNNDCTKDNKYGNGTNEIEQFFRGVLNDMSSKNTHDEMFEYLKKELLDPDNHVAGLKTNWKN; this is encoded by the coding sequence ATGAGTAAACCTATAAGATTAATACTTTTTAGTTCATTAATATTATATTGCTGCAAAGGATATAAAGTCAGTATAACATCTACTGCTAATCAAACAGAAAGTAGATCTAAGAGAGATCTGGATAACTTACCAAAGGAAAAAGAAATTGTTATTAGTCTAACTGCCGATGAACAAAAGAAACTCAACTCTTTAAAACATGCATTTGAAAAAGTAATTGAAAAGCTAAAAAATCAAATTCAAGGATGTCAAAATGATAACAAAAGTAAATGTGATAATTTTTGGACTTGGCTTAACGATAAACCTCAAAAACAAAAAGAATTGGTTAATGCTTTTAAAGAGACTTATGAATTTATAGACAAAAAAAGAAATGAAAAAGCAAATGATAAAGACTTTGACACTTATATAAGTGATGCTATTGATTGTCAAGTTAATAATAACGACTGTACCAAGGACAATAAATATGGAAATGGTACTAACGAAATAGAACAATTTTTTAGAGGTGTTTTAAATGACATGTCTTCTAAAAACACTCATGACGAAATGTTTGAATATCTTAAAAAAGAATTACTT